One Xenopus tropicalis strain Nigerian chromosome 8, UCB_Xtro_10.0, whole genome shotgun sequence genomic window carries:
- the ppp2r3c gene encoding serine/threonine-protein phosphatase 2A regulatory subunit B'' subunit gamma, whose translation MDWKRSLKEKLRRDGYVRKSEQEMKEEEMSLFTNYYTEWKGGGKVSSAQNIPRFYYRLPAEDEVLQQKLREESRAVFLQRKSRELLDNEELQNLWFLLDKHQSPPLIGEEAMINYTNFQTVGEKAGEKCKTFFTSKVFSKLIPNDPYGRISIMQFFNYVMRKVWLHQTRIGLSLYDVAGQGYLRESDLENYILELIPTLPQLDGLEKSFYSFYVCTAVRKFFFFLDPLRTGKIKIQDILACSFLDDLLELRDEDLSKESQESNWFSAPSALRVYGQYLNLDKDHNGMLSKEELSRYGTGTLTCVFLDRVFQECLTYDGEMDYKTYLDFVLALENRKEPAALQYIFKLLDIENKGSLNVFSLNFFFRAIQEQMKIHGQEAVSFQDVKDEIFDMVKPKDPLRITLQDLIQSSQGDTVCSILIDLNGFWTYENREVLVANDGESPPDIDDT comes from the exons ATGGACTGGAAaaggagtttaaaggagaagctgCGGAGGGATGGTTATG tCAGAAAAAGTGAGCAGGAAATGAAAGAAGAAGAAATGTCCCTCTTTACAAATTATTATACAGAATGGAAAGGAGGTGGGAAGGTCTCAAGTGCCCAGAATATCCCTCGTTTCTATTATAGG CTCCCTGCAGAAGATGAAGTACTCCAGCAGAAACTAAGGGAAGAATCCCGGGCTGTATTTTTACAAAGGAAAAGCCGTGAGCTCTTAGACAATGAGGAGTTACAG AATCTCTGGTTTCTTCTGGACAAGCACCAGTCTCCGCCTTTAATTGGAGAGGAAGCCATGATCAACTACACAAACTTCCAGACTGTTGGCGAAAAAGCTGGAGAAAAATGCAA GACATTTTTTACCTCTAAAGTGTTTAGCAAGCTTATACCCAACGATCCCTATGGCAGAATATCCATAATGCAGTTTTTCAACTATGTCATGAGGAAAG TGTGGCTGCACCAGACGAGGATAGGTTTAAGCTTGTATGATGTGGCTGGCCAAGGCTACCTTAGAGAGTCT GACTTGGAAAATTACATTCTTGAATTGATTCCGACATTACCCCAACTGGATGGTTTGGAAAAGTCTTTCTATTCTTTCTATGTCTGTACAGCTGTGCGAAAGTTCTTTTTCTTTCTTGATCCTTTAAGGACAG GAAAGATAAAAATACAAGATATTTTGGCGTGCAGTTTTCTGGATGATTTACTTGAG CTACGAGATGAAGATCTCTCAAAAGAGAGCCAAGAGTCTAACTGGTTTTCTGCTCCATCTGCATTAAGGGTCTATG GTCAGTACCTGAATCTGGATAAGGACCATAATGGGATGCTGAGCAAAGAGGAACTTTCCCGATATGGAACTGGTACCTTGACTTGTGTCTTTCTGGATCGTGTCTTCCAGGAATGTCTGACTTATGATGGAGAGATG GATTACAAGACATACCTGGACTTTGTTTTGGCTTTGGAGAACAGGAAGGAACCTGCTGCGCTTCAGTACATCTTTAAACTCCTGGATATTGAGAACAAGGGCTCTCTGAATGTCTTCTCACTTAACTTCTTCTTCAGG GCAATCCAGGAACAAATGAAAATCCATGGCCAAGAGGCTGTCTCTTTCCAGGATGTAAAG GATGAAATATTCGATATGGTCAAACCAAAAGACCCTCTGCGAATTACTCTTCAGGATCTAATCCAGAGCAGCCAAGGTGACACTGTATGCAGTATTCTCATAGATCTAAATGGCTTTTGGACCTATGAAAACAGAGAAGTGCTAGTGGCAAATGATGGGGAAAGCCCTCCAGATATTGATGACACATAA